In Phoenix dactylifera cultivar Barhee BC4 unplaced genomic scaffold, palm_55x_up_171113_PBpolish2nd_filt_p 002013F, whole genome shotgun sequence, one DNA window encodes the following:
- the LOC103724266 gene encoding truncated FRIGIDA-like protein 1: MAAEMAAAELAEAIKVIPSKKEELRKAFEALQSFSPALASFTLQWRDLEDHLCSIERSIELRLKELESKSISGTTPPPVAAVVKVEAEAECVPRPELRSFCVKMDGVGLRSYVVQNRKDLPAIKNELDTAIRSAPDPAKLVLDAMDGFHRPKSEGEKDGNLQVIRRTCLNLLERLRAVAPEIKPFVRERARELAVEWKGKISDGADNVLAFLQLVASYGLASEFDRDEILDLLISVSRRKQALDLCKILGVMENMADLIGGLNSKGRQLDAVKFIHALNVMDKYPPVPILKAYLKESKKAAQEVRKKGNNSIKSQNEAIVKELAALKAVIGAIKEYKLESEYSCETLKKRIAQLEQQKAGTKRTVAAAADSSSKAEKQPQKSNKRPRSTFKSPAAESKSFVPLVQNQSQLGLTNKAPYMGSVGSYDLPTTGGFYEYSRPSISGTHLGLHSGPSISGTLWGLGGGHLSRSYLYPSEPLGGSSLYDRPVTYGGRPPSPYGSSLYPYDIGMNM; this comes from the exons ATGGCCGCGGAGATGGCCGCGGCGGAGCTTGCAGAGGCCATCAAAGTCATTCCCTCGAAGAAGGAGGAACTCCGGAAGGCTTTCGAAGCCCTCCAATCCTTCTCCCCAGCCCTGGCCTCGTTCACCCTCCAATGGAGGGACCTCGAGGACCACCTCTGCTCCATCGAGAGATCCATCGAACTCCGCCTCAAGGAGCTCGAATCTAAGTCCATCTCCGGCACCACGCCCCCTCCGGTGGCCGCCGTGGTGAAGGTCGAGGCCGAGGCCGAGTGCGTCCCCCGGCCAGAGCTCAGATCCTTCTGCGTCAAGATGGACGGAGTAGGGTTGAGGTCGTACGTAGTCCAGAACCGGAAGGATCTCCCAGCGATTAAGAACGAGCTTGACACCGCCATACGGTCGGCCCCGGACCCGGCCAAGCTGGTCTTGGACGCCATGGATGGGTTCCACCGTCCGAAATCCGAGGGGGAGAAGGACGGTAATCTCCAGGTGATCAGGAGGACGTGCCTCAATCTTTTGGAGCGCCTCCGGGCGGTGGCGCCGGAAATCAAGCCATTTGTTAGGGAGAGGGCGAGGGAACTGGCGGTGGAATGGAAGGGGAAGATCTCGGATGGTGCAGATAATGTTCTAGCTTTCTTGCAGCTCGTAGCTTCTTACGGGTTGGCTTCAGAATTCGATAGGGATGAGATCTTGGATCTCTTAATTTCCGTATCGAGAAGGAAGCAAGCTCTTGATCTCTGTAAGATTCTCGGAGTCATGGAGAACATGGCCG ATCTCATTGGGGGCTTGAACAGCAAGGGCAGACAACTTGATGCTGTCAAATTTATCCATGCTTTGAATGTTATGGATAAATACCCTCCAGTGCCTATCTTGAAAGCCTACTTAAAAGAATCCAAGAAGGCTGCTCAAGAAGTGCGAAAGAAAGGAAATAATTCTATTAAGTCACAG AATGAGGCTATTGTGAAAGAGCTTGCTGCTCTTAAGGCAGTAATCGGAGCTATTAAGGAGTACAAGCTGGAATCAGAATATTCATGTGAGACTCTTAAGAAGCGTATTGCTCAGTTGGAGCAACAAAAGGCAGGCACAAAGAGGACGGTAGCAGCTGCTGCTGACTCAAGTTCGAAAGCTGAGAAGCAGCCGCAGAAGTCGAACAAGCGGCCTCGGTCAACATTTAAATCACCTGCTGCCGAATCTAAATCTTTTGTCCCACTTGTTCAAAACCAGTCCCAGTTGGGATTGACAAACAAAGCTCCATACATGGGTTCAGTTGGGTCGTATGACCTTCCTACCACTGGAGGTTTTTATGAATATTCAAGACCAAGTATATCTGGGACTCACTTGGGGTTGCATTCAGGCCCAAGCATATCTGGAACTCTCTGGGGGCTGGGTGGAGGCCATTTGTCAAGATCATATCTTTACCCATCGGAGCCCCTTGGTGGCTCCAGCCTTTATGATAGGCCAGTTACCTATGGTGGTCGCCCCCCTTCTCCTTATGGCTCCTCTCTTTATCCGTACGATATCGGGATGAATATGTGA